The stretch of DNA TAAGAcccaatatttttttatatcaaatcattttttaatatcattttcggagatatatatgtatatatatgtatatatatatatttgtgtgtgtgtgtgtgtgtaattataatttcctTTCAGGAAATGTCGACATCGTCAATGGAAATTTGAAACTTATTCTCGGCTTGATATGGTCGCTTATTGTAAGATACCAAATAGGCAAGTCCAAGTTCCCTCCAAAGAAGCTGATGCTTGCATGGCTCAAGGTCAGTATACGTAATTGCATGAAAGACCTTGATGCAGACAAGTATAATctacaacaaaaatataacgccTTGATCTCCAATtcgacgatattattttatagtgaaagaatctcattttatatatatatatatatataaaaatgagatGTTAACTCATTGAATTAACAATGTACATTAacatatgttattataattatttatgttatgtaataattattttaggcTGTTTTGCCAGAATGCagagtaaataattttacaaccGATTGGAATTCTGGTGTATATTTAAGTGCACTATTGGATTATTGTAAGCCTGGATTGTTCCCACATTGGCGTCAACTCGATCCTGATGACAAGTATGATCATTTTAtgaccttttttattataatatttcatatttatcaaacgtcatatattcgttattatgtttcttGTGGTATAGCGTCTACAATTGCCAAAAAGCTATGGAAATATCGAAACGAGAATTTGATATTCCTATGGTGTTGGAACCAGAATACCTTGCGTCTCCATATTTAGATGAACTCTCGGGAATGACCTACTTATCGTATTTCATGAAAGAAGGATCACCCGGTTTCCATGCCACTTTACGATGGGTTAACTCACGTTTACCTCATGAACCAATACGAAACTTTagagtaaatataattatgaataatatataaatcaaataaaaatatatttaacatttataaatatttatttacttttctcaGACCGATTGGAACGATGGTAGAGCATTGTGCGCCATCGTTAGAAATTTAGGTGGACCTGCTCCATCTTACGAAAAACTTCATGCCGATCCTTCAGCTTGGGAACACAATTTGCAAATAGGTATGTCcatcatattgttattttatcggTATAACGTGTTGTAACGTTCGCCCTTATATGTTTTGAAGGTATCGATGGTGGTAAAAAACTAGGCGTGGAACCCATTTTGAAAGCAAAAGATATGGCAGATCATAATGTCGAACATTTGGGCGTTATGGCGTACGCAGCGTATTTTCAATGGGTGAAACCTCGCCCTCAAGCAAGCGAACAAATTGTCGTTCATATAGATAGTACATCCGCTAGAGTACAACAGCCAGTACGTTGAGTTATTGTTTGTCAATTATACTTTCATAAAGTTACTTCAATCTTTATGAATCTCAATAATGTTATAGACCATTGTTTCGATGATTCGTTCTATTGGACACAATGGAAgtctttttatattgtttaaagtttaaaattattgaaccATATTCACAGGCACATTTCAAACTGGAGATGCTTACCAAAGAAGTTAACACACGAGAAGTTAGAGGTGAAGTTATAAGTCCGAGTGGACGAGTCGAATGTAGATTAACTTGGAATGGCGTACATGGAAAAGGAACTTTTGTACCTACTGAAGTTGGAATGCATAAGGTTTGTATAAcatgaattttatttgaacatttatataaataaatatttaaattattgacagtgtattttaaacaaatttatttttatagttaatggTATATAATGACGGAGAATTAATCAATGGATGTCCCTATTACTTCAGAGTTTTACCTGCCTTGACCAAAATCAAATCGCCCGGTATGGATCCTTGTGCAATTGGATCTATCGTCGAGGTTCTAGTCAATAGTTATGGTGagtttatcaaagaaaaaatgaaggtttatattttctaataatgaatttctaaatatttattttaggaACTAGTCACGATGGGATCGATGTTACTGCATGGTCACCGACAGGAAGATCATTGGCATGTCCAGTTAAAAAGAATGATGGTGTACATACAGCAACATTTCAACCAGATGAAACAGGTGAATGGAGTATAGCGATAACGCATAATGGAAATCATATACAAGGTGGTCCATTCACTTGTTTTGTGTTCGATCCTAATGGAATCAAGGTAAATTGTTTAattcttattctattttagactatgtatatacaaataaataaatctaatacttgttattatcttttatagtTACTCGATACAGATGGTGCTATGCCAGGTCAACCATTTTCCTTTATTGTTGATGCAAGAGGAACTGGAGGTCTCGGCGATGTAATCATAGATATAGTACATGATAAGCAATCTATTTCTTATAGAATGGAAGATATTGGACATATGCAGTACCATGTCTCATTTGTTCCCTCTGATGCTGGGAAATACAGAGTTTATGTTTACTTTAATGGATCAGACGTCAGAGGTTCTCCATTTTCGATAAGAGTTGGTACTCAGAAGGGTTCGAGAAGATCAAAAGAATCAACATCCAGTTTAGAACGATCGAAAGTATCCTCTCTTGAAAGACGTATGAATGGATTAAATGTCTCCATTACACCAACTCGCGGTAGTCCTGTTCAAAAGATTTATTCCACTACCACGTACAAATCAGCTAGCCCGACTCAACACGTTACCGATTATTCACCCGTACACCAGCATTCTTCAACATATAAAActtcaaataattatagcaGCGAAAATTCAACATATCATAAAACAAATTCTCTAAATCATTCACGTTCTCCGAATCTTAATCAAAGTCCTGTATCTAGAAACGTTCATAGTCCTTCTATGatcaaagaaacaaaagaaacatatTCATCAACGACATATAATCGTTCGAGATCATCAGGAACTCAGACTCCGAGTTTAATAAAGGAATCAAAAGACATTTATGCATCCAGCACTTTAACTAGATCTCGATCACCGAATCTAAGTCCAGCGTCTCCAGGATCACAACATTCACCGACCATCAAGGAATCAAGAGACATTTATCAAACTGGTTCCTTAAATAGATCTCGCTCGCCCAATCGCAGTCCTATGTTTCGTAGTGCTACGCAAAGTCCTGTCAGTAGAAGTTTTAGTCCAAGAATAAGTGATAAAGAAACCGGTTATAATGGAAGAAGTTTTATGGACAATAGTGTTGTCGATACAAGTAGTAACGTAAGAGTATCGTCTATGGTGGGTGGTACTTCTCGTCGTGATTCGTGGGACGCCATAGCCAAAACAAAATCTTTGCTTTCTTATGGTAGCCTAGAATCCCTTGCAAATCTCACTAATAATTCTCCGATAGCTGAGCATACGACAAATACTCAAGATCCTACAAGTAATGATTACAAAAATGATTATCATGCTTACAGTACGAAAAATACAACACAAACTATAACGAATACCGAGAAATTTACCAGCGAAACTCAAAGTAATCGTACGCAAACTCATGGtattctaaaaaataaaactaataattattataaaagcgTCGATACTGCAGATTCCACACATGATCGATATCTCAATAATGGTACTTACGTATCAacgcaaataaaaaattcatcacTCGTTACTGGGAGCGCTATCGAAATATTACCTGTTCATAGACCAACAACCTTCACTATTGATCCGAGTGTAGATCCCAATAAAGTTTCTGTTAATGTTACAGGTAAATGTCATTGtctataaaatacaaattacataaaattagATAGATCAGGTAAAATTTCCTTGTTTATTTTATAGGTCCAAATGGTAAACTTATACCTATTCAGAAATCAACTCTTCGTGGCTTAACGTATACGATAACTGCTGAAGAAGTCGGAGAACATATCATACAAATTTTGCTCAATGGACAACACATCAAAGGATCGCCATTTAGGTTGATACATTAGCTCAATAAAGATtagatataaacatttttgtacacgttataattttttttaattgtatacgTTTATGAATTTTAGATCACAAGCTTACAATGCAAGAGCTATACAAGTTGGTCATATACCGAATGGAGTGGTCAACGAACCAGTTGAATTTGAaagtatgtattattattattcaattatctctaattatatttactacaATCTTAGatgtataatattgttatagttgatGGCTCGAGAGCTGGATCTGgaaatttagaaattttgGTAAACGGTGGCCATGTTACGAGTTTCGTTAGAGCGCTAGGTAGTCAACGTTTCTTAGCATCATTCGTACCTCATGAAGCTGTTACACATTTGGTTGAAATGACATTCAATGGCGAAGTCGTTCCCGGTAAGTTTTCAtactatcattttaattttgtctaacaaaagaaaaaaaaaagaaaataatgaagcaTTGTCAAtcgtcttcgttttctttcatgACGTTATCCATTAAAAAAAGGTTTGTAATCGAGAGCTGAACGAATTATTTTGCATTTAACTATGGagtatacatgcatatgtatgtacctcgtacatgcatgcatatttGTATGCGATTCAACGGAATGCATGGCACTTGGCAGTACCGTCACAGATTAAAAAGTAGGAAAAATCAGCATCGTTGAtgtattatttgattaaacgcaatataagttttatacatattattaaaattcttccATAAATtcatcaatattaaatatgtcttaataatgaagaattatcattttaacgaTTGCATTCTCTCAAGCATAAATTCTActataaaataacgattattaattcataCATGAATCTGTAATGgagatataaaaagtattcgtataatgtatttatttaaactatatatacttagaaaggtatttaaaaatcttattaagAAGGCCGATACTCAATAGGAACTCGatagtttataaatattaaaaattgccATTTCTATTATCACGAGAAACTTTCACTCTGCTTTTATACCGTTGCCTTCATTCTTCAGGCACAAGAATAATGATTTTGATGTGCATAGCTCTATAATATACAATGACCGAAACAAATGTCTATATttgtcgaagaaaaaaattcgattagtaacgatttattatccattttaaAGTGTATCATTATTTACGAATCAACTCTCTCGAGAGATAAAGATGTTCTTTCTGTCTGTTTATTACGGAGTTGGCTTCcatttgtatatacgtactacatatatgtgtatatacgcgTTTACTTCCGTGAACATTGCTTAGATTCTTTCTCGTTCGCAAGTAATGTACCCTCTCTAAGTCAACAGGTCATCGATCAGGTCATTGACTTACGATTTCACGCATTCAAGTGTTGTGCTACTGACCCAAATACACGATACGTTCATCGTTTTCTTTActtagtatttttttctttttctttttttctctttttttatttcatatacgtcatttcctttttgtatAAGACAATATCTTCAGCCATGGGTTTCCTGGACGATTATTATGATCCTATATCTCCCACGCAATTTAAGACACCGCATTATGCACCTTGATCACATAATAGGCGTACAAATACGTGCCTACTCAGGAAAGGTTGATCGAGTTAGCTTCTTCTCAAAGATGGAGTACGTTAAAATTGTTCCTTTTCAATATCTATCACATCTATAAAAGGAAACTCATATTTATATCTAGCAATGAACGGAAATGTCGCGTTTTAACGGTAAAATCGGTGACCATGAATAGAACGCTAAAGTATATGCGTTATGCCACTAGATAGATTGtgaagaatattatatagatgCCATATAAAGAAATGCATTCTCCACAGTGGTGACCACGTGTACGTGATTCGTTACGCTATGTAGATGTCTTCTATGTTAGGGCTACGTTTTGACGTTGATCTTCACATAGATGAGAGAACTTTTTATTGGATTCGTTTGAAACATTTCAATTATCCATTATACTTGCTGAGATGATCGGTATCTCGTAATAGTTTATTGAAGtcttgagaaatgtttgaaaataatccgaattatatatctataaagcGTAGGTGTGTTGAACTATGAAAGTACTGCCAGTGTATAGGCGTATTTGATTGCGTACGAAGGGATTCAACTTCTACCTACGTATATCTACATGACTTCGATATATTAATACGTCATAACATTTTGTAACGCCTTGGAAACATCAGCTTGATGTTAAAGATTAGATaccatattctctctctttctctccctctctttccctttctctccccccctctctctttctgtttcttctctctctctctctctctctctttctctttcttctctctttctttttttctttctttcttctctctctctctctttttctctttctttcttctctctttctctctctctctttctttctccctcctctctctttttttctttctctggtAATGAAGTAGGAATGTGAAATTGAAATGCCTTGCTTAAATCTATCAGATATACGAAATGCATGTcaataaaaagttttcttaGATACTAATGATTACAAACAGAGCGTTACTTAATCGCATaaatcttctttcgttttaatgGTGCTAATGACATAGATCATTATACTTCATATAATTAAAGTAcacgtttatttctttcttttctcttcttttatttagtGTTTTTACGCTAGAGCGAGCATGAATGGGgcagttattatttattgaggAAGAAATACCTACATCTTTTTTCTCGCGACACCCTATAGAATAATTCTTAAAGCGTTGTGATATGTGGAATGTGTGTATTACCATACCAAAGAATTTATCActgatctctttctttctctttaactctcttctttattctacTTCGTTGTAATTTCTTTCTGTCATTATTCTGATTCAATCTTACAATTAGATAGTGCTTTGacgattattgaaataaacaaattctcttccttcttcaatccaattatcatttcttatttcgtaGATACAcattaaaattgtaatatttagcACCATTTAGCACTATTTAATGCTACTTGTAATTAGTACTTTAaagttaaacatttttatacataGATGTCGCGATTAGCTACATTATAGATTTTGTAATTCGAATTATGACTCCTTGAAACGAAATATATCTTACGTAAACAAGTTCAATTGTGGATCAATTGATTCTCGTTAAAACGAAGtagttattaataaatgttttgtTACGTTAGACAAATAcaaattgaaaattgtttattgACAAATACCACGCAAAAGcttataatacaaaattcttTGGAAAGAAATCAATCAAATTGTAAAgttattttcaagatttttgGAACAACGAATTATGTTCTTTGTATAATCTGTTATATCTGGAAATGGATTGTGGTTTATTGTATTTAGACATTTCGATAAAAGTGTAATTGAAAAaagtcaataattattataataataagaattatataggTTTGTTCTTACGCGAAGAGGAAATAAATCGATCAAGAATTCCTTTGCCAAATCGAGATTGACTTTTCTAGGttataaataacgaaaaaacaaTCGTAGCGAATCGTAAATTTAAAATTCCCGCAACAAACTACCTGATCATTCGTAAGCACCTATTTACATCGATTGAATGTGATTGTAAGAATTTCTCATACGATTTCTCGTCGAATAATTATCAGGTCGCGAAAAAGCATCTCGTTGCTAATTCGACGATTTACATTCTTATACAAAATAACGGTTTGCTTTCCATTCTTTGCCGATCTCGTGAAATTGATCACCCATGTCTGTCTCGTAGTActgcatttctttttcttttttttttctttccttctttctttctctcgaaagaTCCGCATCACGAACGAGGGTTTCTATTTGCGGGCGACCTTAAAGTATCGAAATACGCATATCGAATGTCTTTTGCGTGTGCATACGTAAGTATGTCTcttctttatgtatatacatagacgaAGGAAATGAAATGAGAGTTCATTATCGTACTAAATCGTTCGTATCTATAAGATTTTAATCACTTgcatttttgatttatataacattaattttattttatgtatgtaaaattaaatatatatattatctgtaGAACGTTGCACAAAAACAACGCCTTTATAAAGCAGATGCAAGATATTATACTATTCaaagtatttttcatttctatttaagAATCTTTTTActctaatgttaataaatacaaatattattataatacgttAAATAactttgtgtatatatatatatatatatatatatatatatatatatatatatatatatatacataatatatataaataagtaataatcgTTTCAAAGAAGATTTCGTCATTTTGCTAATTgatttcgtaataaataacaacatttataatcaattttcaATGTGTGATTGTAATTCATATTACAATCACACATTGAAATTGGTTACTTCATTCGATTTCTCATATCGAATGAAGTAACCGATTCCACAAAATTCCTGTAAAATTAACGTAAACAGTTTAATAATGACATCGTTTtaacatacgtatattataaatttgattaaaagttcatatgacgataattaatgatgataattaatgacgataattaatgacgataaatatgacgataattaaaaataataaatccgtaatatttcgtttcttcaaagtagaaagagaagtaatGCGAAGAATTGtcttgaaagataaaagatcaaTTTTCGGGCGAATCCCTAAAATGCATCATCCTACATTTAGCACGTAACTGTAGTTGTTGCATACCCGTTGTAAATACATGTGTAAGTAAATGCTCATCGACGTTAAAAGTATGCAAGGAAGATAAGAAAGTGTAGTGGTGGGGAGAAGAGGCGGGAGTTTGGAACGCTTAACATAAAACGTCACGAACACCATTATGCGTACGGCCCTGGTTTTGGGCCCAAGTGCCGGGTCTGCCAAGAAGCAGGGGAATAGCAATACAGCAGCTCAACAGCGAGCAGCAACGCTCGTCCCGTCGTCGTTCGATTCGGTTGAGTCCGTCGTGAATCGCGCGATCCGCTGAcgtttcttattctctctgtctctttttcccgTTACACACACCTGCGTATCTCTTCGTTCCATCGTACGTCTATATGGCTTTTCTCGATCGTTCCACGTTCGTCGTCCTACGAGATTCTTCGCAATGAGGCGAGCTTGCCTTTCGATTGCTTGCCGTTTGGCCGTGACGTCGAGCgtcgttgaaaaataaaaaagaagtgaagCAAAATTAAGTTTGGCCAACTATACGAAAGAAACGTACGCGTCTCCTCTTCgtcagtgtatatatatgtatatatatatatatttatatatatatatgtatatatatagtatatatacgtTGATGCATCGTGTAGTGTGTTTGTGAGATGCTTAAAGCAGTGCCGTTTTGAATGCAAAGTTTTACGtcgttctttatttaaaattaatctgTTTTACTCAATCTGAATCAGATTGCTTctaacttctttctttctccctctccttctttaatctcttcttctttagggctttttctttttagtgcTTTTTAGGGTTTCCCTCGTCGAGCTACAGGTGGTCACAAGGTAATTGTAATGATGAATTTCAAAATGAGCTTAATGCTTATATTCGTCGTTCGTTAGGTcgcattctttcctttcttcttctcacaATCGCTTGAAACGGACTCGTTTCTCCCACTACCATTCAATACCGTCTTTGGCGATGTTAcatcctcttttttatttctttctttatttttattgaaaagaaaatagactTCCATTTGACAGGAAGGTTAGGAAATTTCCTTATTGGCGTTACGTTGCACTTCCGGGAAATCGGAATTTGACACTAAAGAAGGGGTTACGCGGGTAGGAAGTtgattttatatcgttttaaagattacaattatatttaatagaaatactaaaagaaaataataacggttatttACTAATATCAAATCACCATCAAAATAcctcttgttttgttttgttattaattttataaattaagaattttttacATAATGTTATACATAATGAATTgtttacataatttatatgtttataaattaagaattttttacATACTGTTATAcagtttttttataaaattattaagtaatatataaatagtattgAAATCTTGatctaataaattcatttatgatatatattatagtattatagtaataatttatatcaattataatatgatgATAAAATCTTAGGATCATCTTGGCGAGTGACAATCATGCCAGCACCAAAGATGTCTGTTATTGGTGATTCTGTCAGATTGGTACCTGCTGGTAGTCCTGCATCATTTGAATTATCTGCACTTGGCTTCAGTAGTAATGAAATTGATGTACAAATTTTAAGtaagttaaatattttcaaatatatacctctgttattatatttttgtaatatgtatattatcaaaaatattgtaGCACCTTCAAAACGACATATATCTGcaagaatagaagaagaatcTGGTCGTACTGGAGAATTTCGTGTTGAATTCACACCAACAGAAGTCGGAAGTCATCTTGTAGAAATAAGCATCGCGGGACAAAAGCTACCGGCAGGACCTCTTGTTGCCAAGGTGTATAACAGCAGTTTGATACAAGTCACTGATGTACCTAGCGCTGTTGTTGGTCATGCCTGTCAATTTAgaggtataaaaaataattcttataaatcatatgatatatttagtaagtcttattcttaatttatctttatatagtTGACGCAAGTGCAGCTGGTGAAGGTCAATtagaaatatctataaatgAAGGAGAAGTACCAAATCATGTTCAAGTTGTGGGCGGTGGACGTTGCCTTGTATCTTTCACCCCTGAGATTGCTAAATCACATtacattgatataaaatttaatgggGAAGCTGTACGTGGATGTCCATTTATTTGTAATGTGTCCGACACGAGCAGAGTCacattaaatttaaatcatttagaATTGATACCTGTAGATCAACCGGCTAATTTCCACATGGATGTTGATGGAAGTGGAAGTGCTGAACTTGCGGTTTCCGTAAGGGGTTagttatacaatatatttctatgttgtaggtgaataaaatttattgataaaagtAACATATATTACTTGGCActtaataagtatataatacataaagtCAACATACACAATTACTGCAAGTAGCTTATTGTttgctatatattatatttgtacttCTTTCTACTCACATAatagaaatgtataaaatattttggaatattttcaatttttgtgtaaaatgttttattctatatattataggaCCAAATATGGAATTACCAGTTAAAGTTACTGGTGACATAAATAGTGGCTTTACAGCTGAATTTATACCAAGAGATGTAGGTGTACATTCAATTAGTGTTGAATATAATGGTCATCCAGTAAATGGTACACCATTTTTAGCCAAAGCATTTAATGCAGACAAAGTATTAATTGGCCCTGTTGCAAGAGGTAGTGTTGGACAACCAACACATTTTACTggtaagtaaaataattaaaatttgtattgaCATTTCCTTCATTTAATTCTTAAacatttgaatattataaaacctatagaaaaaaaatatattatatttatttattattattttatatagttgATGCAAGTCAAGCTGGTGAAGGAAATTTGGAGATTACAATATCTGCTCGTAGTCAAAATATCCCTACTCAAGTTACACCTCAAGGCAATGCTCGTTTCTCAGTCAGTTTTGTGCCTTTCGAGGCATGTGaacatatcattaatatagcCTTCAACAAACGAACTGTACCAGGCTGTCCTATAATAACAAGGGTGGGTGGTGATAGCCATGTAACTGTAAGTGGACAGGCATTAAGCAGTGCTGGTTTAGGAAGGCAAAGCTATCTTACTGTCAGTAACGTTGCCGGTAGCTTGGAAGATTTAGAAGTTAATGTTGAAGGTAAagtatatgtaaaatttatagtattaaacaatattatcctTACTCCCATCCCTCACTAATAATTTAACTTTATGTCAGCATGTATATTTCTAGTATAAAAAGTGTTCATCACTGTTATGCAAAAGTCAACGTTTTTACACAAAGATCTTGTATTATTATGGTATACGTTATGCACCTTgtgattgattttttaaatataaatatgtaatattctaaataagtaatataaagTTTACAAGGCTTGAATCACTGACTATcaagtatatttaaaaacacCACCTTTTTTTAACCAACTGGAAtcacttttatttaatattattatatgtccTATTTATATCTAATCGAAGTAATAAGATTTTCAAAGAGTATAGTTATATTATACAGAAAATGATCTGTCTTAGTGTGCTCTCTTAATTTTTGGCTTGAGAGCAATTCTCTGTTTGTTACAGGTCGGCCAGCTTTCAGACTACGACATTACTAGACCTCTAAAGATATACTAATTTCACTCTAACTTTAATACCTGGacttttatgaaatatatggTGGTGGGTTCCTAACTACAATCTCCTGAAGATCTTTGCGTAAGAGTAGTACAATTTCCACCTCCTTTTTACATTCCTTATGCATTATTAGTTACCATTATAGAATCCTGTAAAATCAGTAGTTGTGAACTTATCCTTGTGAATAGCTATGCACGTAGTAACTAACATATTCTGATCACATGCTCACATTTATTAGATCCATGGACATGTATTTAATATGTTCAAGCCA from Vespa crabro chromosome 11, iyVesCrab1.2, whole genome shotgun sequence encodes:
- the LOC124428091 gene encoding filamin-C isoform X4; amino-acid sequence: MQSTEQLRPEQLVGLVARSAEGTAAKGMPIKGHEDLWVEIQANTFRNWVNEHLKHAADVGSDPVLDLAEDFRDGTRLCALVEVLTKRRLPRWNPRPANQHHHLENVSTALQAIEADGVKLVNIGNVDIVNGNLKLILGLIWSLIVRYQIGKSKFPPKKLMLAWLKAVLPECRVNNFTTDWNSGVYLSALLDYCKPGLFPHWRQLDPDDNVYNCQKAMEISKREFDIPMVLEPEYLASPYLDELSGMTYLSYFMKEGSPGFHATLRWVNSRLPHEPIRNFRTDWNDGRALCAIVRNLGGPAPSYEKLHADPSAWEHNLQIGIDGGKKLGVEPILKAKDMADHNVEHLGVMAYAAYFQWVKPRPQASEQIVVHIDSTSARVQQPAHFKLEMLTKEVNTREVRGEVISPSGRVECRLTWNGVHGKGTFVPTEVGMHKLMVYNDGELINGCPYYFRVLPALTKIKSPGMDPCAIGSIVEVLVNSYGTSHDGIDVTAWSPTGRSLACPVKKNDGVHTATFQPDETGEWSIAITHNGNHIQGGPFTCFVFDPNGIKLLDTDGAMPGQPFSFIVDARGTGGLGDVIIDIVHDKQSISYRMEDIGHMQYHVSFVPSDAGKYRVYVYFNGSDVRGSPFSIRVGTQKGSRRSKESTSSLERSKVSSLERRMNGLNVSITPTRGSPVQKIYSTTTYKSASPTQHVTDYSPVHQHSSTYKTSNNYSSENSTYHKTNSLNHSRSPNLNQSPVSRNVHSPSMIKETKETYSSTTYNRSRSSGTQTPSLIKESKDIYASSTLTRSRSPNLSPASPGSQHSPTIKESRDIYQTGSLNRSRSPNRSPMFRSATQSPVSRSFSPRISDKETGYNGRSFMDNSVVDTSSNVRVSSMVGGTSRRDSWDAIAKTKSLLSYGSLESLANLTNNSPIAEHTTNTQDPTSNDYKNDYHAYSTKNTTQTITNTEKFTSETQSNRTQTHGILKNKTNNYYKSVDTADSTHDRYLNNGTYVSTQIKNSSLVTGSAIEILPVHRPTTFTIDPSVDPNKVSVNVTGPNGKLIPIQKSTLRGLTYTITAEEVGEHIIQILLNGQHIKGSPFRSQAYNARAIQVGHIPNGVVNEPVEFEIDGSRAGSGNLEILVNGGHVTSFVRALGSQRFLASFVPHEAVTHLVEMTFNGEVVPGSSWRVTIMPAPKMSVIGDSVRLVPAGSPASFELSALGFSSNEIDVQILTPSKRHISARIEEESGRTGEFRVEFTPTEVGSHLVEISIAGQKLPAGPLVAKVYNSSLIQVTDVPSAVVGHACQFRVDASAAGEGQLEISINEGEVPNHVQVVGGGRCLVSFTPEIAKSHYIDIKFNGEAVRGCPFICNVSDTSRVTLNLNHLELIPVDQPANFHMDVDGSGSAELAVSVRGPNMELPVKVTGDINSGFTAEFIPRDVGVHSISVEYNGHPVNGTPFLAKAFNADKVLIGPVARGSVGQPTHFTVDASQAGEGNLEITISARSQNIPTQVTPQGNARFSVSFVPFEACEHIINIAFNKRTVPGCPIITRVGGDSHVTVSGQALSSAGLGRQSYLTVSNVAGSLEDLEVNVEVVA
- the LOC124428091 gene encoding filamin-C isoform X5; the protein is MQSTEQLRPEQLVGLVARSAEGTAAKGMPIKGHEDLWVEIQANTFRNWVNEHLKHAADVGSDPVLDLAEDFRDGTRLCALVEVLTKRRLPRWNPRPANQHHHLENVSTALQAIEADGVKLVNIGNVDIVNGNLKLILGLIWSLIVRYQIGKSKFPPKKLMLAWLKAVLPECRVNNFTTDWNSGVYLSALLDYCKPGLFPHWRQLDPDDNVYNCQKAMEISKREFDIPMVLEPEYLASPYLDELSGMTYLSYFMKEGSPGFHATLRWVNSRLPHEPIRNFRTDWNDGRALCAIVRNLGGPAPSYEKLHADPSAWEHNLQIGIDGGKKLGVEPILKAKDMADHNVEHLGVMAYAAYFQWVKPRPQASEQIVVHIDSTSARVQQPAHFKLEMLTKEVNTREVRGEVISPSGRVECRLTWNGVHGKGTFVPTEVGMHKLMVYNDGELINGCPYYFRVLPALTKIKSPGMDPCAIGSIVEVLVNSYGTSHDGIDVTAWSPTGRSLACPVKKNDGVHTATFQPDETGEWSIAITHNGNHIQGGPFTCFVFDPNGIKLLDTDGAMPGQPFSFIVDARGTGGLGDVIIDIVHDKQSISYRMEDIGHMQYHVSFVPSDAGKYRVYVYFNGSDVRGSPFSIRVGTQKGSRRSKESTSSLERSKVSSLERRMNGLNVSITPTRGSPVQKIYSTTTYKSASPTQHVTDYSPVHQHSSTYKTSNNYSSENSTYHKTNSLNHSRSPNLNQSPVSRNVHSPSMIKETKETYSSTTYNRSRSSGTQTPSLIKESKDIYASSTLTRSRSPNLSPASPGSQHSPTIKESRDIYQTGSLNRSRSPNRSPMFRSATQSPVSRSFSPRISDKETGYNGRSFMDNSVVDTSSNVRVSSMVGGTSRRDSWDAIAKTKSLLSYGSLESLANLTNNSPIAEHTTNTQDPTSNDYKNDYHAYSTKNTTQTITNTEKFTSETQSNRTQTHGILKNKTNNYYKSVDTADSTHDRYLNNGTYVSTQIKNSSLVTGSAIEILPVHRPTTFTIDPSVDPNKVSVNVTGPNGKLIPIQKSTLRGLTYTITAEEVGEHIIQILLNGQHIKGSPFRSQAYNARAIQVGHIPNGVVNEPVEFEIDGSRAGSGNLEILVNGGHVTSFVRALGSQRFLASFVPHEAVTHLVEMTFNGEVVPGSSWRVTIMPAPKMSVIGDSVRLVPAGSPASFELSALGFSSNEIDVQILTPSKRHISARIEEESGRTGEFRVEFTPTEVGSHLVEISIAGQKLPAGPLVAKVYNSSLIQVTDVPSAVVGHACQFRVDASAAGEGQLEISINEGEVPNHVQVVGGGRCLVSFTPEIAKSHYIDIKFNGEAVRGCPFICNVSDTSRVTLNLNHLELIPVDQPANFHMDVDGSGSAELAVSVRGPNMELPVKVTGDINSGFTAEFIPRDVGVHSISVEYNGHPVNGTPFLAKAFNADKVLIGPVARGSVGQPTHFTVDASQAGEGNLEITISARSQNIPTQVTPQGNARFSVSFVPFEACEHIINIAFNKRTVPGCPIITRVGGDSHVTVSGQALSSAGLGRQSYLTVSNVAGSLEDLEVNVEVA